A single genomic interval of Mangifera indica cultivar Alphonso chromosome 5, CATAS_Mindica_2.1, whole genome shotgun sequence harbors:
- the LOC123215409 gene encoding uncharacterized protein LOC123215409, with translation MEGTSLLKPNANPLFLSMTRQNFNGKLWCARSTIFSPNNKFVGLNAKRFSKISLLSKGKIYIAIALPSDFGPHLMNSSSKEINHQNDVLKTISKWFRIGAVVILQSLLLMILLYGRDLALARSGGVMGGHSFSSNSFGSSASRSSSCGSSSSRSGSSSSRRSRSGSSSRNVSSSSSSSRISIGGPSPSYRSSSSGSSSSPSATVPYQYSTQQTENSAILWTLLFIAIIMFVPSMARDAHSRLPTRLTVTKLEVGYSVTGPSLQHGLNRIAATADASDSRGWIYILNHFIVFNLNRRNFTSAFSGLGILLFIYKCGYVLQDICHFFT, from the exons ATGGAAGGGACgtcattactcaaaccaaatgcAAATCCGTTGTTCTTGTCTATGacaagacaaaattttaatggcAAGCTTTGGTGCGCAAGATCTACTATTTTTTCCCCGAATAACAAATTCGTTGGCCTTAACGCGAAAAGATTTTCGAAAATTAGTTTACTTTCAAAAGGCAAAATATATATTGCCATTGCCCTGCCGTCAGACTTTGGACCGCATTTGATGAACTCAAGTTCAAAAGAGATTAATCATCAAAATGATGTGCTAAAAACCATCTCCAAGTGGTTCAGAATTGGTGCGGTAGTGATTTTGCaatctttattattaatgatactTTTATACGGTCGTGATTTGGCACTCGCTCGTTCGGGCGGTGTGATGGGCGGACATTCGTTTTCATCGAACTCGTTCGGATCGTCGGCGTCAAGAAGTTCAAGCTGTGGTTCTTCATCTTCAAGAAGTGGTTCATCATCATCAAGAAGATCAAGAAGTGGTTCATCATCAAGAAAcgtttcatcatcatcatcatcatcaagaaTTTCAATCGGCGGTCCATCACCATCATACAGAAGTTCAAGCAGTggttcatcatcatcaccatcagcAACAGTGCCATATCAATATTCAACTCAGCAAACGGAAAATTCTGCTATCCTATGGACATTGCTGTTCATAGCCATAATTATGTTTGTTCCTTCAATGGCAAGGGACGCTCACAGTAGACTTCCTACTCGACTAACAGTTACCAAACTAGAG gTGGGGTATTCAGTCACCGGACCAAGCCTTCAACACGGTCTTAATCGGATTGCAGCAACTGCAGACGCATCTGATTCCCGTGGATGGATTTATATACTGAatcattttatagtttttaatcT GAACCGCAGAAACTTTACTTCGGCATTCTCAGGATTGGGTATccttttattcatttataagtgTGGATATGTTCTCCAAGATATTTGCCATTTTTTCACTTGA